In Arthrobacter citreus, a single genomic region encodes these proteins:
- a CDS encoding helix-turn-helix transcriptional regulator — MAILIHIDVMLAKRKMSVTELSERVGITMANLSILKNGKAKAIRFGTLEAICKALECQPGDILEYLGDEEL; from the coding sequence ATGGCAATATTAATTCATATTGATGTAATGCTGGCAAAAAGGAAAATGAGTGTAACTGAACTTTCTGAGAGGGTTGGTATTACAATGGCGAATCTTTCAATCTTAAAAAACGGAAAGGCAAAAGCGATTCGGTTTGGAACTTTAGAAGCAATTTGTAAAGCTTTAGAATGTCAACCCGGAGACATATTAGAATATCTGGGCGATGAAGAATTATAG
- a CDS encoding DUF2975 domain-containing protein, which translates to MKQGSTLFLKIVVILIGIPVLALCIFVVPEIANYAAKLYPKIALMKYLIFIDLYAAAIPFYFALYQAFKLLIYIDQNKAFSELSVNSLKNIKLSAIAISVLYVLGLPLFYLIADMDDAPGIIVIGMILIFASMVIAVFAAVLQRLLKEAIDIKSENDLTV; encoded by the coding sequence ATGAAACAAGGGTCAACGCTCTTTTTAAAAATAGTAGTTATTCTTATAGGGATCCCAGTTCTTGCATTATGTATATTTGTAGTCCCTGAGATTGCGAATTACGCAGCTAAGCTATATCCAAAAATAGCTTTAATGAAATATCTCATTTTTATTGATCTTTATGCAGCAGCGATTCCTTTTTATTTTGCCCTTTATCAGGCCTTTAAGCTGTTAATTTATATTGATCAAAACAAAGCTTTCTCGGAATTATCGGTTAATTCATTAAAAAATATAAAACTTAGTGCGATTGCAATTAGTGTCTTGTATGTACTAGGATTACCGCTTTTTTATTTAATTGCGGATATGGATGACGCTCCGGGAATTATTGTAATCGGTATGATTTTGATATTTGCTTCAATGGTAATTGCCGTTTTTGCTGCCGTACTTCAAAGGCTCTTAAAAGAAGCAATTGATATCAAATCAGAAAATGATTTAACGGTCTGA
- a CDS encoding PadR family transcriptional regulator encodes MKHTGRHTGAFLLLFLTEGDSYGGKLLQKCEEELPINPIDSSILYRTLKQLEAEGAVESYLGTSEQDKPIKMYKIKKVGKEKLAEFHKDIEEKLKNLTFFMNRYDVWQEKNHD; translated from the coding sequence ATGAAACATACAGGACGACATACTGGTGCATTTCTTTTATTATTTTTAACAGAGGGTGATAGCTATGGTGGGAAACTTTTGCAAAAATGTGAAGAAGAGCTTCCGATCAATCCAATTGACAGTTCTATATTATATCGGACTTTAAAGCAATTAGAGGCTGAAGGTGCAGTTGAGTCTTATTTAGGTACATCCGAACAAGATAAACCGATAAAGATGTACAAAATTAAGAAAGTAGGAAAAGAAAAATTAGCAGAATTTCATAAAGATATTGAAGAAAAACTTAAGAATTTAACATTTTTCATGAATAGATACGATGTATGGCAGGAGAAGAATCATGATTAA
- a CDS encoding DUF4825 domain-containing protein, with the protein MSKIFKNFIPLLFIMLVLTSCTLSKSPNKDIFKYKNSYIGNNSAVGNIIKQLPNNKEFKKMTLQTKKKPYGMTIIYEKINVNPKNIVINNATFLFALIKNVEWINFEFSDKKYTLTRQQLNEWYGKDVRSYTNENDLEELIHTNLKDKDKVNQLFIK; encoded by the coding sequence ATGAGTAAAATTTTTAAAAATTTCATTCCATTACTATTTATAATGCTGGTTTTAACTAGTTGTACATTAAGTAAGAGCCCAAATAAAGATATTTTTAAATATAAAAATTCTTATATCGGTAATAACAGTGCTGTAGGAAATATCATTAAACAATTACCTAACAATAAAGAGTTTAAAAAAATGACACTTCAAACAAAAAAGAAGCCTTATGGAATGACTATTATATATGAGAAGATAAATGTTAACCCTAAAAACATAGTAATAAATAATGCAACATTCTTATTTGCTCTAATCAAAAATGTAGAATGGATCAATTTTGAATTTTCCGACAAAAAATATACTCTAACAAGACAGCAACTTAATGAATGGTATGGAAAAGATGTGCGTTCTTATACGAATGAAAATGACTTAGAAGAACTTATCCATACAAATTTAAAAGATAAAGACAAGGTTAATCAGCTTTTTATAAAATAA
- a CDS encoding MFS transporter, with product MKNRAHSLEMDFVNSNEKQKMLYKRTLLIVSISQIFGGAGLAAGVTVGALLAQQMLGTDAFSGLPASLFTLGSAGAALIVGRLSQRFGRRIGLASGFFTGGLGAIGVVIAAMTNNLILLFASLLIYGAGTATNLQARYAGTDLANSKQRAKAISIAMVSTTFGAVAGPNLVGPMGKFAVSIGVPSLAGPFILSATAFILAGIFLFVMLNPDPLLVAKMIESNKAKQVDVKQTSPVESMKNNRGIAVGATTMVLTQIVMVAIMTMTPVHMEHHGHGLNEVGIVIAFHIGSMYLPSLITGILVDKIGRTAMSIASGATLLLAGVLAASAPSDSMILLVVALSLLGLGWNFGLISGTAQIVDSTDSSTRAKTQGTVDVLIALSGASGGALSGMVVANSSYATLSLAGGILSLVLIPVVIWSRKSKKEHEQGLQM from the coding sequence ATGAAAAATAGAGCGCATAGTTTAGAAATGGATTTTGTAAATTCAAATGAAAAGCAAAAAATGCTATACAAGCGAACACTGTTAATTGTTAGCATTTCTCAAATTTTTGGTGGGGCAGGCTTAGCTGCAGGGGTTACAGTAGGAGCATTACTTGCCCAGCAAATGCTTGGTACAGATGCTTTTTCAGGTCTCCCTGCATCGCTTTTTACATTAGGTTCGGCAGGAGCGGCATTAATTGTTGGTAGGCTTTCTCAAAGATTCGGTCGACGAATCGGGCTTGCGTCAGGATTTTTTACAGGTGGACTTGGTGCAATCGGTGTAGTAATTGCAGCAATGACAAACAATCTAATTCTTTTATTTGCTTCACTACTGATTTATGGAGCAGGAACAGCAACTAATTTACAAGCAAGATACGCTGGAACAGATTTAGCAAATAGTAAGCAACGTGCAAAAGCAATTAGTATTGCCATGGTTTCTACAACTTTTGGTGCAGTTGCGGGTCCTAATTTAGTAGGACCAATGGGAAAATTTGCTGTTTCTATTGGTGTACCATCACTAGCAGGTCCGTTTATCTTATCCGCAACGGCTTTTATTTTAGCTGGAATTTTTCTTTTCGTTATGCTTAACCCAGACCCTTTATTAGTGGCTAAAATGATTGAGTCAAATAAAGCAAAACAAGTAGATGTCAAACAGACTTCACCAGTTGAAAGTATGAAAAACAATAGAGGAATTGCTGTAGGGGCAACGACAATGGTGCTTACACAAATAGTCATGGTTGCAATTATGACTATGACACCGGTGCATATGGAACACCATGGTCATGGGCTTAATGAGGTTGGTATAGTTATTGCGTTTCATATCGGCTCAATGTATCTACCATCCCTGATTACAGGAATTCTTGTTGATAAAATAGGTCGAACTGCGATGTCGATTGCATCAGGTGCTACTTTATTACTTGCAGGAGTATTAGCTGCATCGGCACCGAGTGATTCTATGATTCTACTAGTTGTTGCACTTTCATTATTAGGGTTAGGTTGGAACTTTGGGCTGATTAGTGGTACTGCTCAAATAGTTGATTCAACAGACTCTTCTACACGCGCGAAAACTCAAGGTACTGTAGATGTATTGATCGCCTTATCAGGGGCATCAGGTGGAGCGCTATCTGGAATGGTCGTCGCAAATTCGAGTTATGCAACATTATCATTGGCAGGTGGAATACTGTCCTTAGTCCTTATACCAGTCGTAATTTGGTCACGCAAAAGCAAAAAAGAGCATGAGCAAGGACTACAAATGTAA
- a CDS encoding alkylphosphonate utilization protein: MENLPNCPKCNSAYTYEDGNLLICPECGFEWTLETENSNEETKVVKDANGNVLNDGDSVTVIKDLKVKGTSLVVKIGTKVKSIRLVEGDHDIDCKIEGFGAMKLKSEFVKKV; this comes from the coding sequence ATGGAAAATCTACCTAATTGTCCTAAATGTAATTCAGCATATACATACGAAGATGGAAATCTTTTAATCTGTCCGGAATGCGGCTTCGAATGGACTCTAGAAACAGAAAATTCAAATGAAGAAACAAAAGTAGTAAAGGATGCCAACGGAAATGTTTTAAACGATGGAGATTCGGTTACAGTCATAAAAGATTTAAAAGTAAAAGGTACATCACTTGTCGTTAAAATTGGAACAAAAGTGAAAAGTATACGATTAGTAGAGGGCGATCATGATATAGATTGCAAAATTGAAGGCTTTGGTGCGATGAAATTGAAGTCAGAGTTTGTTAAAAAAGTCTAG
- a CDS encoding methionine gamma-lyase family protein, translated as MLELLSNGEKIAPLVATVEELISEAHKEIDEVIEYNQFKVLQSFRKHKVSDSHFIPSTGYGYDDIGRDTLEEIFADVLGGEAGLVRPQIISGTHAISTALFGVLRPGDELLYITGKPYDTLEEIVGIRGESGNGSLKDFGIGYESIELVNDERINYEKVANRMTSNTKVIGIQRSKGYGTRPSFTIEQIKEMIDFVKEIDPNVIVFVDNCYGEFVEKQEPCHVGADLMAGSLIKNPGGGLAKTGGYIVGRKDLVEKCGYRLTSPGIGREAGASLYALQDMYQGFFMAPHITGQALKGALFTAAFLEKLGMNTNPSWDAVRTDLIQSVQFDDKEKMIAFCQAIQAASPINAHFTPTANYMPGYVDDVIMAAGTFIQGASIELTADGPIRAPYVAYIQGGLTYAHVKIAICSAVNSLIEKKLLEI; from the coding sequence ATGCTAGAATTATTATCAAACGGGGAAAAAATTGCACCATTAGTTGCTACGGTAGAAGAATTAATATCCGAGGCACATAAAGAAATAGACGAAGTAATTGAATACAATCAATTTAAAGTTTTACAAAGTTTTCGAAAACATAAAGTGAGCGATAGTCATTTTATTCCTTCTACTGGTTATGGTTATGACGATATAGGAAGAGATACGTTAGAAGAAATTTTTGCCGATGTATTAGGTGGAGAGGCTGGATTAGTTCGACCACAAATCATTTCAGGTACTCATGCAATCTCGACAGCATTATTTGGGGTTTTACGACCAGGTGATGAGCTTTTATACATTACTGGAAAGCCATACGATACATTAGAAGAAATAGTAGGCATTCGCGGTGAAAGTGGTAATGGCTCATTAAAAGACTTTGGAATAGGTTATGAATCAATTGAATTAGTAAACGATGAACGTATTAATTATGAAAAAGTTGCAAATCGAATGACAAGCAATACAAAAGTGATCGGTATTCAACGATCAAAAGGATACGGGACAAGACCTTCGTTTACAATTGAACAAATTAAAGAAATGATTGATTTTGTAAAAGAAATTGATCCGAATGTAATAGTTTTTGTAGATAACTGCTACGGAGAATTTGTTGAAAAACAAGAGCCTTGCCATGTAGGTGCTGATTTAATGGCTGGTTCATTAATTAAGAACCCAGGTGGTGGACTTGCGAAAACAGGTGGTTATATCGTAGGACGAAAAGATCTAGTTGAGAAATGTGGATATCGTTTAACATCTCCTGGAATCGGAAGAGAAGCGGGTGCTTCTTTGTATGCTTTACAAGATATGTATCAAGGATTTTTCATGGCTCCGCATATTACTGGTCAAGCATTAAAGGGAGCATTATTTACTGCTGCATTTTTAGAAAAGCTAGGAATGAACACAAACCCTTCATGGGACGCAGTTAGAACAGATTTAATTCAATCTGTACAATTTGACGATAAAGAGAAAATGATTGCATTTTGTCAGGCAATTCAAGCTGCTTCACCAATCAATGCTCATTTCACGCCAACGGCAAACTATATGCCAGGATACGTTGATGATGTCATTATGGCTGCAGGGACTTTCATTCAAGGTGCAAGTATTGAATTAACTGCAGACGGTCCAATCAGAGCGCCATATGTTGCATATATACAAGGTGGTTTAACGTATGCTCATGTGAAAATTGCAATTTGTTCGGCGGTCAACTCATTAATCGAAAAAAAACTATTAGAAATTTAA
- the hflX gene encoding GTPase HflX yields the protein MSNELREKAILVGCQLQNVDDDRFNYSLDELASLTKTANGEVVLITSQKRTKYHPALYIGTGKVEELEAAIAELEPDVVIFNNELTPSQIRNLSARLEKRVIDRTQLILDIFAQRAKTKEGKLQVELAQLQYLMPRLVGQGTELSRLGGGIGTRGPGETKLESDRRHIRKRIDDIKQQLNIIVEHRKRYRERRKKNEMFHISLVGYTNAGKSTLFNRLTKSDVYEQDLLFATLDPTTRKFVLSNGMTTLLTDTVGFIQDLPTSLIAAFRSTLEEATEADFILHVVDASHENYKSHEVTVSKLLNDLDVENIPMLTVYNKIDQVHEDFVPSPSEGFIEMSALNEDDLGKLRQRIEFECKQYMEYFEAFVPAYEGKLIHEIKKLTMIESITFNEETEIYQITGYVFKEHSIYDTVKRYRMYKEQ from the coding sequence GTGTCGAATGAATTAAGAGAAAAAGCCATTTTAGTTGGATGTCAGCTTCAAAATGTTGATGATGATCGTTTTAATTATTCGTTGGACGAGTTAGCATCACTTACGAAAACTGCAAATGGAGAGGTCGTTTTAATTACCTCACAAAAAAGAACGAAATATCATCCAGCATTATACATAGGAACAGGTAAAGTAGAAGAATTAGAAGCGGCTATTGCAGAGCTAGAACCGGATGTTGTTATTTTTAACAATGAATTAACGCCTTCTCAAATTCGTAATTTATCTGCAAGATTAGAAAAAAGGGTAATTGACCGCACGCAATTAATTTTAGACATATTCGCACAGCGCGCAAAAACAAAAGAAGGTAAATTACAGGTTGAATTAGCGCAGTTACAATATTTAATGCCGAGATTAGTAGGTCAAGGAACTGAACTATCTAGACTAGGTGGAGGTATTGGGACAAGAGGACCTGGTGAAACAAAGCTAGAATCTGATCGTCGACATATTCGCAAACGAATTGATGATATTAAACAGCAATTAAACATAATCGTTGAACATCGTAAGCGTTATCGTGAGAGACGTAAGAAAAATGAAATGTTCCATATTTCGTTAGTAGGTTATACAAACGCAGGAAAATCAACATTATTTAACCGATTAACTAAATCGGATGTGTATGAACAAGATTTACTGTTTGCGACATTAGATCCTACTACTAGAAAATTTGTTTTATCAAATGGAATGACAACGTTACTAACTGATACAGTAGGGTTTATTCAAGATTTACCAACTTCACTTATTGCGGCTTTTCGTTCGACTCTTGAAGAGGCAACAGAAGCTGACTTTATACTTCATGTAGTCGATGCTTCTCATGAAAATTATAAAAGTCATGAAGTAACAGTTTCTAAATTACTGAATGATTTAGATGTTGAAAATATTCCAATGTTAACAGTCTATAATAAAATAGATCAAGTTCATGAGGATTTTGTGCCATCACCATCTGAAGGTTTTATTGAAATGAGTGCTTTAAATGAAGATGATTTAGGAAAATTGCGTCAAAGAATTGAATTCGAATGTAAACAGTATATGGAATATTTTGAAGCGTTCGTACCGGCATATGAAGGAAAATTGATACATGAAATCAAAAAACTAACGATGATTGAATCAATTACATTTAATGAAGAAACTGAAATCTATCAAATAACTGGATATGTTTTTAAAGAACATTCAATTTATGATACTGTAAAAAGATATAGAATGTATAAGGAGCAATAA
- a CDS encoding NADAR family protein → MRITNKFVFFWGDNDIYSNFYFFPFKHQGIEFKWSEQAIMYRKANLFGAKKIAEQILKAQTPKQCKGLGRSKVIPFDERTWMANREIIYGDVLYDKFSNLELKSQLLATGDKILVEASPFDKIWGIGIGENDKRAEDPKKWKGLNLLGKVLMEVRSKL, encoded by the coding sequence TTGAGGATAACTAATAAATTTGTATTTTTTTGGGGGGACAATGATATTTACTCGAACTTTTATTTTTTCCCTTTCAAACACCAAGGAATAGAATTCAAATGGTCAGAGCAAGCAATTATGTATCGAAAAGCAAATTTATTTGGTGCGAAAAAAATTGCAGAACAAATATTAAAAGCTCAGACACCTAAACAATGTAAAGGTTTAGGGAGAAGTAAAGTAATCCCTTTCGATGAAAGAACTTGGATGGCTAATCGTGAAATAATTTATGGGGATGTGTTATATGATAAATTTTCTAACCTCGAACTAAAATCTCAACTACTAGCAACAGGCGATAAAATATTAGTTGAAGCTAGCCCGTTTGACAAGATTTGGGGTATAGGTATAGGAGAAAACGATAAACGAGCCGAAGACCCAAAAAAGTGGAAAGGACTTAACTTACTTGGGAAAGTTTTAATGGAAGTAAGAAGTAAATTATAA
- a CDS encoding magnesium transporter CorA family protein — translation MERYNITNHSIETIDEFLLPSNNEILWYHFNSKTIDQLTKIIDSLKIHPLAKKKLLHSDQKPRINIFKNEAVISLYALTKLFKPAKINVLVCKNLIISYIGDHEIDLFKYVTQEFNQNYIKVDHTGHILYQIFHEVIEKFLISIDRFANEIEQIERDLFNDPFRKDLDKKIFTWKVQLQDLRQLVEPQVNVINQIVEADFQFLSEDAGFYFSELKENYERIVSALDDFKENMAGIIELQMSLKSDRTNDIMKTLTLISAIFLPMSFIAGFYGMNFINMPELKWKYGYLYCIFLIILIGILISIYFHFKGWWGKRRFTK, via the coding sequence TTGGAGAGATACAATATTACAAACCATTCTATCGAAACAATTGACGAATTTTTGCTTCCATCCAACAATGAAATTCTTTGGTATCACTTTAATAGCAAAACGATCGATCAACTTACTAAAATAATTGATTCTTTAAAAATTCATCCTTTGGCAAAAAAGAAACTTTTACACAGTGACCAAAAACCAAGAATAAATATTTTTAAAAACGAAGCAGTTATTTCTTTATATGCCTTAACAAAACTATTTAAACCAGCCAAAATTAATGTTCTTGTTTGTAAAAATTTAATTATTTCTTATATTGGAGATCATGAAATCGATTTATTCAAATATGTAACCCAGGAATTTAATCAAAATTATATAAAAGTAGATCATACAGGGCATATTTTATATCAAATTTTTCATGAAGTGATTGAGAAGTTTCTAATCTCGATTGATCGTTTTGCAAATGAAATTGAACAAATTGAACGAGACTTATTTAATGATCCCTTCAGAAAGGACTTAGACAAGAAAATTTTCACATGGAAAGTTCAATTACAGGATTTAAGACAGCTTGTTGAACCTCAAGTAAATGTTATTAATCAAATAGTAGAAGCAGATTTTCAATTTTTAAGTGAAGATGCTGGATTTTATTTTAGTGAGTTAAAAGAAAATTATGAAAGAATAGTTAGTGCACTTGATGACTTTAAAGAAAATATGGCAGGAATCATTGAGCTTCAAATGTCTTTAAAGTCCGACCGGACAAATGATATTATGAAAACTTTAACATTAATAAGTGCCATCTTCTTACCGATGTCATTTATCGCTGGGTTTTACGGGATGAATTTCATTAATATGCCTGAGTTAAAGTGGAAGTATGGTTATTTGTATTGTATCTTCCTAATTATTCTAATTGGCATCCTTATTTCAATTTATTTTCATTTTAAAGGTTGGTGGGGTAAAAGGCGTTTTACTAAATAA
- a CDS encoding AAA family ATPase yields the protein MEQPIRLKDNGQINVVLNTVKRGEVSPTPSIETVKKPKHELLVEIEDQLRHLIGMDEIKKMIHEIYAWIFINKKREELSLKAEKQVLHMLFKGNPGTGKTTVARIIGQLFLKMGVLSKGHLIEAERADLVGEYIGHTAQKTRDLVKKANGGILFIDEAYSLGRGGEKDFGKEAIDTLVKHMEDKHGDFVLILAGYSSEMDYFLSLNPGLKSRFPFILEFQDYSVIELLDISKKMFVDREYILSREAEYRLRDYIQKAKLENRAHFSNGRFVRNIVEKSIRTQATRLVFENDFNREILMRIEEKDLFTSDKIDSIN from the coding sequence TTGGAGCAACCAATTCGGTTAAAAGATAACGGTCAAATAAATGTTGTACTTAATACGGTGAAAAGAGGAGAGGTTTCTCCAACTCCAAGTATTGAAACAGTTAAAAAGCCTAAACATGAGTTATTGGTTGAAATAGAGGATCAACTAAGACATTTAATTGGCATGGATGAAATAAAAAAAATGATTCATGAAATTTATGCTTGGATATTTATTAATAAAAAAAGAGAAGAACTGAGTTTAAAGGCTGAGAAGCAAGTATTGCATATGCTGTTTAAAGGAAACCCGGGAACTGGGAAAACAACTGTCGCAAGGATTATTGGACAATTATTTTTAAAAATGGGTGTTCTTTCAAAAGGCCATTTAATTGAAGCTGAACGAGCGGATTTAGTAGGGGAATATATTGGTCATACTGCTCAAAAAACTAGGGATTTAGTAAAAAAAGCAAATGGAGGCATTCTTTTTATCGATGAAGCATACTCACTAGGCCGAGGTGGAGAAAAGGATTTCGGAAAAGAAGCTATTGATACACTTGTTAAACATATGGAAGATAAGCATGGTGATTTTGTACTTATACTTGCGGGCTATTCTTCCGAAATGGATTATTTCTTAAGTTTAAATCCAGGTTTGAAATCGAGATTTCCATTCATATTAGAATTCCAGGATTATTCAGTAATAGAGCTTTTAGATATATCGAAAAAAATGTTTGTAGACCGTGAATATATTCTTTCTCGAGAAGCGGAATATCGCCTAAGAGACTATATACAGAAAGCTAAACTTGAAAATCGTGCTCATTTTAGTAATGGACGATTTGTCCGAAATATTGTTGAAAAGTCGATTCGAACTCAAGCGACTAGATTAGTATTTGAAAACGATTTTAATCGTGAAATTCTAATGAGAATAGAAGAAAAAGACTTATTTACTTCAGACAAAATCGACTCAATTAATTAA
- a CDS encoding tyrosine-type recombinase/integrase translates to MLQFASHLNSKGRKESTIKRYCYDLEECFRYFKKVNENLSTLQVQSFNEYFYYLTSERKYNEKTMHRIYVVLNQFYKFLQSNNSSIENIIPFTNYLAGPSRALSPDDFITEEEEKKLLSIVQSTAELSEKQLKARPFLMDRNEIMIRLMLYYGLTLKELIDLQMRDINFALNELIVHSKEGTKRTIILLKEDRMLLYKYFVTIPEPVRPHYHSNHPLFVAFDYNRMTFHWVYDTDSPKALTEIAFQKMLRLEVKRTGLRKGLCSQHLRNTFIFRKIQEGLLAEEIQQLVGLKTSVSLKRYYQFFHENKKE, encoded by the coding sequence ATCTTGCAATTTGCCTCTCACTTAAATAGTAAAGGTAGAAAAGAGTCTACGATTAAACGATATTGTTATGACTTAGAAGAATGCTTCCGCTACTTTAAGAAAGTTAACGAGAACTTAAGTACATTACAAGTGCAAAGTTTTAACGAATACTTTTACTATTTAACATCTGAACGGAAATACAATGAGAAAACGATGCATCGTATTTATGTTGTCCTTAATCAATTTTATAAATTTTTACAATCAAACAATTCTTCAATTGAAAATATCATTCCGTTTACTAACTATTTAGCTGGTCCTTCCAGAGCTCTATCCCCTGATGATTTTATTACTGAGGAAGAAGAAAAAAAATTACTATCAATTGTACAATCCACAGCAGAATTATCGGAAAAGCAATTAAAAGCAAGACCATTTTTAATGGATCGCAATGAAATAATGATTAGATTAATGTTATATTATGGGCTTACATTAAAGGAATTAATTGATTTACAAATGAGAGATATCAATTTCGCCTTAAATGAACTAATAGTACATAGTAAAGAAGGAACAAAAAGAACAATCATTCTTTTAAAAGAAGATCGAATGCTTTTATATAAATATTTTGTTACAATCCCTGAGCCGGTAAGGCCTCATTATCATTCAAATCATCCGCTTTTTGTCGCATTTGATTATAACCGAATGACGTTCCACTGGGTTTATGATACCGATTCACCGAAAGCACTGACAGAAATCGCTTTTCAAAAAATGCTTAGGTTAGAAGTTAAAAGGACGGGACTGCGGAAAGGACTTTGCTCACAGCATTTAAGAAACACTTTTATTTTTAGAAAAATTCAAGAAGGATTATTAGCCGAAGAAATTCAACAATTAGTAGGCTTGAAAACATCAGTTTCATTAAAACGTTACTATCAATTTTTTCACGAAAATAAAAAAGAATAA
- a CDS encoding FMN-binding negative transcriptional regulator: MYVPKEFQEKDLQQLITEMKKNGFGILLSNNNEAKIEATHLPFIIHEEGEKLFLITHLAKLNPQWKSINGKECLIIFQGPHAYISATWYEEKNTVSTWNYTAIHAYGNVEAITDKDEMRQIVLMTTDYFEKGQAKPWKYEDHQEYVEKLLSGIVCLKIEVTELIGKKKLSQNHTMERREKVIAALQNEEKYSSKEIAELMKGKEQK; the protein is encoded by the coding sequence ATGTATGTTCCAAAGGAATTTCAAGAAAAGGATCTACAGCAATTAATAACTGAAATGAAGAAAAATGGCTTCGGAATATTATTATCCAATAACAACGAAGCAAAAATTGAGGCAACTCATTTGCCATTTATCATACATGAAGAAGGGGAAAAACTATTTTTAATCACACATTTAGCTAAGCTAAATCCCCAATGGAAATCGATAAATGGAAAAGAATGTTTAATTATTTTTCAAGGTCCACATGCTTATATTTCAGCAACATGGTATGAAGAAAAAAATACTGTTTCAACTTGGAACTATACCGCAATCCATGCATATGGAAACGTTGAAGCGATAACAGACAAAGATGAAATGAGACAAATTGTTTTAATGACGACTGATTACTTTGAAAAAGGTCAAGCAAAACCTTGGAAATATGAAGATCACCAAGAATATGTAGAAAAGTTACTTTCAGGAATAGTTTGCTTAAAAATTGAAGTGACTGAACTAATAGGTAAAAAGAAATTAAGCCAAAATCATACGATGGAACGAAGAGAAAAAGTGATCGCTGCATTGCAAAATGAAGAAAAGTATTCATCTAAAGAAATCGCAGAACTCATGAAAGGTAAGGAGCAGAAGTAA
- the hfq gene encoding RNA chaperone Hfq, whose protein sequence is MKTSINIQDQFLNQLRKDNLAVTVFLLNGFQIKGKVKSFDNFTVLLDVEGKQQLIYKHAISTFVPSKNVQIEM, encoded by the coding sequence ATGAAAACATCAATCAACATTCAAGATCAGTTCTTAAACCAATTACGTAAAGACAATCTAGCGGTTACAGTATTTTTACTAAATGGATTTCAAATCAAAGGGAAAGTAAAAAGCTTTGATAACTTTACGGTATTGTTAGATGTTGAAGGAAAACAACAATTAATATATAAACACGCGATTTCAACGTTTGTACCATCTAAAAATGTACAAATTGAAATGTAA